The following nucleotide sequence is from Ahniella affigens.
TCCGCACATGCGGTGATGAGTCATCATCTGGATGTCGTGTTGAAGGTCGACGCACAGGCAGCAGAGGGATGGTCCGACGAAGAAGTCGCGCGTCGCTGGGGCTTGGTGTTTCCGGGTTCGGATGAGCCTGAAGCTATGGCGATCCGCATTGCGAACACCGCATCCATGCCAGAGCAACCAACGCTGTATCAGGAGCGGGAATTTTGGGTGTTTTTCAGCAAGGCTTGCTGGGCCCCGTATCCGCTTCGGTGTGTGTGCGTTGGGTCCTCACGTTGCCACGACTTCGCCAACAAACCTATTCAAAACCATCCTTCAGCAGCGCATCAATACTGAACCGCACAACGTTGCTGCCGGTATTTTCAATTGGCGCCCCTTGCAGTCCCTGAGCTTGAATCATGGCAATGTTGGTGCCGATCAACGCTGCCGGGCCCAAGACGGTCGCGCGATATCGGATTGCGGTCGATGCGGTAGGTGCTAGCTGACCACCGGATGCGGCGCTGGCACCGACGCCAAGTCGAAATACGATGGTTTGCGTGCCGGTGTCGAACTCTGCCTGGTCGTCACCACTGATATCGGTGAGGTTTCCGGTGTTCGCGCCACTGACGATTGCAAGCGAACCTGGCACATACTGCAACGTCGGTTCCAAGGCACTCGTCAGCAGGGTTCCCACCGCTGTGTCATTGCCCACATTGTCGGCGCTGACCGTAAATTCCAACGTGTCGCCCACGTTGCTTCCGAGCAATGGCCGTCCCGACAGATTGACGGCTGAGTTTACCAATGACGCCGAAAAGTCAGGTGCTGCCGTAGCAATAGACGTCACCACCGTGGCCAGTGCGAATACGTCACCAACAGACGATGCCGCAAAGGTTGCCGAAGTCTGCCCCGGCGCGATCATGGCCGAGATGTCGGCAACGCCGATATCCAAACCGGAGAAGCTGCCAGCGCCGCCGGTCAGCAACGGCAGATCGCCGGCTACTGACGTACTAGCACCGAAATTGTTCCGCGAGCTATTGAAGAAGTTGTCGGCAGGTCGAGCAGGGTTGCTCACCACCAAACCATTGACCTGAAAGGAATCGCCCGTCGATCCGCTATCGCCGTCCGCGGCGACCACGCCAACGCTCGCGATGACATTGGCCGGCGCCAAGAAACCGCTGACAACCGCGGATGCGGGGACATTGGTAAGCACGAAATCGAGCCCATCAAACACACTGATCTGCGCGAGCGGCATGGCCGCCTGTCGATAAATGACAGCGAGCCACCAACCGGCATACACCGTGCTGTCATTGAGGTTTAGCAAACTAACCACATCGACGTCCGCGAGTCGCAAGCTGCCAGCGCCATACTGAGTCATGAGCGCGGTGACGTCTGCGCTGGCGAGAAAAAAAGTGGCACCCAGAGTTTGCGTTTGCGACGAATCGGCAGAGACGCTCTGAGTCAACACACCGGGACGTTCCAGCGTCACCGTGGTATCAGCTGTGCCACTCGGGCTACGCGATGACCAGTAGAGACGCGCCGAAACAATCTCCGCGCCGACCGGGAGGCTCAGCATCGCCGTGGATCGCGCCGTGCTTGCAGTAATCGAGGTATCCCCTTGCACCTGACCGTCACTCGGCGAATCCGACCGCCAGAACACATCGGGCGCGGAATCGGTGACGTTTGTGCCGCAAGCGCCAACGGGTGTTATGGGCGCTGGCACGGCAGCGCCGCAGTCCTGCGCGAGCGTATTGCCGACGATGACAAAACCACCGCGTAAGATCCGCTGCTCGCGGAGCGCCGGCGCTGCGACGACATCACACACCATCCAAAGCAGCCCAAGCAACACTAGTGCCCGACAACCAAGAACAAACCACGGTCCGCGAAGCCTAAGTCTCGTTGGGTGCCGCAGCCGCCGAACCTCAAGGCGAAGTGCCTTAGCGGGTGCGGTGGGGCAAGCACCAATGGTTTGAGTCATGGGTCACCTCGCTAGGGATGTAGATACTCAAGGCAACTCAGTCTGACGCGGGTAACTGGGGATGTACCGCCTGGGATCGTAGCAATCCCGTGCCACAGATTCGAAGTCCCGATGCAATCTTCTACCAATTTCCAGCGCGACGATCATCGCTCAATCCAAACGCCTGCATGGCGCAAGCCAGCACTGGACGCCCATAAATCTCCGGAATCCCGTGCCACGACAGCGTCTTGAGCCGGGCTGGGCGATCAAATCCGTGCGGGCGAAGCGTTCTCTGGCCCGATTGTTGAAGCAACACTCTCATCAAACACGCCGAAACCCATTGGTATTGATAACCAATAAATTGCGGTTGGTGACGATTCTGACCGCAAGTAACCCCCTCCCCGGGCCCTCCCCCGCGCTCGCGGGGGAGGGAACGCTCCCTCTCCCACGCGAGTGGGAGAGGGCTGGGGAGAGGGCTACTTGCCACACTGTGCCGTCGTGAAAATCGCGCATCGTCGCTGACAGTTTGATGCGCGAATCAGCGCACCAAAGGTGCGGCTGGACTCCCACGCGAGTGGAAGCGGGCTGGGGAGAGGGCTACTTGCCACACTGTGCCGTCGTGAAAATTGCGCATCGTCGCTGATAGTGTGATGCGCGAATAAGCGCACCAAAGGGGCGGCCGGACTCCCACGGACATCCATGAATCCCCGTGATTCAAGTCGGTACGGCATACTGGCCCAAGCCGGGAATCTGAACTTCAGGAATCCGGTACCGGACCTACCTGGAAGTACGCACTGCCAATGCCGATGAACGGATCGGTTGTCGGCACTGATGCGGCAATCATCCACAGGTAGTGGTGAATCGGGCGCAGACGATCAGTCCCAGCGCACCAATTCCCGAAGCACCGTCGTCGCGTAAGCACCCGCTGGAAGCGAAAAACGTGCGATCAGGTCGGTGTTATTCCATTCGCACGTGAAGTCGCGCGCCGGCAGGCGTAGGGACCGCCGTTCATGGTCGAGGCCGGCGGTGATGAGGCCGGCGCAAAGTTCGGAATGGGCGTCGAAGATGGCAGTTTCAAGCGCACACACCGCATTGGTCGTGCGGAGTTCACCGCGGCCGAACATCGGCCCGGTCGGATGGATGTCGCCGCGTACGATGCGTTCATGCAGTTCGTCGCTCAACGGTTCGGGCCCGAAGATCGCATTGCGGCCGTCAAGTTGGAACACGTCGCCATCCAGCGCACGCTGCCAACTGCCATCGGCAACCCGTGCAGCGAGCACGGCATTGAAGATTTCGGAACGCGCGGCGCTGAGCAGGATCGAGCGCTCAGCGCGTTCGACACGTTTGCCGGCGAACATTGCCAGGGCCTTGTCGACGTTGCCGCCACCGTGTCCGAAGCGTTGTTCGCCGAAGTAGTTGGGCACGCCGTGCGCGGCGATCGCAGCCATGCGCTGCGCCGCGAGCTCGCGGTCGCCACTGACATCACGCAGGCGGATCACGAAGGCATTGCCGCGCAATGCACCGCGCTGAATCTTGCGGGCATGCCGTTGCGCAGAAAGCACCGTCACACCTTCGATCGCACACTGCGTCCAATCGGTGTCCCGGCCCTTCTTCGCCAACACCGAGAAAAACTGGCGGGTAACAGCATGCCGGTCCTTCATACCGGCATAACCGACGTCGCGCTCGCTAACACCCGCGAAGCTTGCGAGTTGCTTCGCAACGAACACGGTATTCGCGCCACGCTTCTCGATATGCACGAGCCAGTGCTCGCCACTGCCGCTCGCCTCAAAGCCGAGCTGCTCGTCGACAAAAAAGTCCTCGGGCTCAACACGCAAGCGACCGCGCAGCGGCGCGCCGCCGTAGGCGAATGGCAACTCGCTCATCGGATGATCTCGTCGATTGGGACTAAGGTTTCCGTGGCCACACCCTCACGGTGACCGATGTAGCCAGGCTTTCCAGTGGTGGTGACCCTGACCGAGATACG
It contains:
- the truD gene encoding tRNA pseudouridine(13) synthase TruD is translated as MSELPFAYGGAPLRGRLRVEPEDFFVDEQLGFEASGSGEHWLVHIEKRGANTVFVAKQLASFAGVSERDVGYAGMKDRHAVTRQFFSVLAKKGRDTDWTQCAIEGVTVLSAQRHARKIQRGALRGNAFVIRLRDVSGDRELAAQRMAAIAAHGVPNYFGEQRFGHGGGNVDKALAMFAGKRVERAERSILLSAARSEIFNAVLAARVADGSWQRALDGDVFQLDGRNAIFGPEPLSDELHERIVRGDIHPTGPMFGRGELRTTNAVCALETAIFDAHSELCAGLITAGLDHERRSLRLPARDFTCEWNNTDLIARFSLPAGAYATTVLRELVRWD